In the genome of Urocitellus parryii isolate mUroPar1 chromosome 7, mUroPar1.hap1, whole genome shotgun sequence, the window GGAATGTATCCCCTCCTATTAAGTTTACTTTCCCAACTGTCCCCTGCCTAATAAATTAATAACTTATGACTGCTAGCTAAGTACAGTTATACTTCACTTAATGAATCATCTAGGAATTACGCTGTTTATAATGAAGTTCACAATGTCAAAAACAATGGTGAAAGTTGTTATAAGTAATAATTAGAGCACAATGGCAGGCAGATTCCTTCTAAATGCCCAAATGCATATGATGAGAAATCCTCTGCAGGGGCTGATAACAAcgtttcagtggtagagcacttgcctagtatgtgcaaagccctgggtcaAATAACCAGCACTTGGGGGGAGAGGGGGACGGACTTCTGTAGCTGGCTTCAATGATAAATAGGGACAATCCTGTAGGAGAAAACTAAATTTGGGAATGTTTTGTTTCATGCTCCCTGAATCATTGTCTTCCCCTgacaaattcacttttttttcagaGCTACAAAGGAAACATATTCTCTGTTGTCAGTTACCTAATATTGTTGAAGCACACCCAAATACGTAGCTTTGTGCTTCTGAATACTATCATCTTGTGTGGTACAGTCAGTTAGATTGAATAGTTTGATCAACTTATACTGCTAAGTACAGAAGATGATTGAGAAAAGAGAGAtcaagccaggtgcaatggcacattcccataatcccagctacttgggaggctgagataggaggactgAGAAATTGAACCAGTTTGATATTTAGCAGTATCctgtttcaaattttataaaaattaagaagtctGGGGCTATagttgtggtagagcacttgggtttcatccccagtactgccaccTGCCCCCACAAAAAGGAGAGAGATCCTGGAACAAAAGTGGTCAGGGAATTGAGCAGTACCTTGAAGTTTGGGCATATATTAGGTGGCTAAAGTGCAGTtgtagaggcaaaaaaaaaaaaaagaggagacaaGCCTGCTGATCAGAAGAATTCTGTTGGAGGTGCTGGGGAATTGAGAAGTCTCATGAGGAAAGGTAGAGCCAGGTTGTGAGAATCCTGAGAAATAATCTTTGAGGCCCCTCTGTGCCATTGTTTTTTCCTCATAATTCATTCTCTTAAACCCCAGGAATCTGACTGGACATCTGCACCCAGACTGTTGACAATGAGCTCCTGAAGTTGGTCTTTAGGTCCCATGAGAAGAGGAAGTGCTCCTTGCTTGGAGATCCCTGTGTTAGTTTGccagggctgctataacaaaatactgcagATGGATGGCTTCAGCGACAATGATTTCTCATAATATTGCAgatttggtttcttctgaggcctctcatTAGTTTGTGGAAGGCATCCTTCTCCCTATGTCCTTACATGGGCTTTTCTCTGTGTGCAATCCAGGTGTTTTTCTTTGTCCAAATTTCCtctaaggacaccagtcagattgGATCAGGATCCACCCTAATGGCCTCATCTTGactaatcacctctttaaaagctctGTCTCCTCATACAGTCACAAGAGGTACTGGGACTTACGGCTTCTACATATGAACTTTAAGGGGCCACAGTTGAGCTCATAACAGCCCCCAAAGAGGGTTTCACAGAGGTTTGGTTGCAGCAACTGGTTTGGACAGTCACCAGGTAGAAgagagctttctttctttctttctttttttattttaagagagagtgagagagagagagaattttttaatatttattttttagttttcggcggacacaacatctttgtttgtatgtggtgctgaggatcgaacccgggccgcacacatgccaggcgagcgcactaccgattgagccacatccccagcccagaagagaGCTTTCAGTTGAAGTCATCCTGTGAGGAAATAAAGTGcactccctcctctctcactccctcctctctcactctttcaaaTGCCTACAGTATTTGATCAAATGTTAGAGGTGGGTTCTCATTTCATATTCCTGTAGTCAGTACAAAGTCAAACCTCTCTAAAGCATCTGTGACTCTGTGACTCACAAACTTTGTGCTTTTGGTCAGGTAACTTTTTACCTGTCTGAAGGTGGCAATGTGGCTGCTGCCACCAGCTGCAAGACAGGAGGGAGGCTGCAGGGAACTGGTGGGATCCAAAGGAATGAAGCTTTCCTATTTCACCTTCCTTGTTGAATTTCATGTTCGGTTGATGAGACAAGTTCATCAAAAATCCACCAATGTCTCTTTCAGAGGACTAACAGCGTTCATTGTATTAATGAAAATTAGAACTAACATGGATAGCACTTGTTTTGAGCCAGGCATGCTTTAGATATATAGTTCATTTGAGTactataattattatcattatcctcatttttatagatgagaaggGCAGAGgtaatggttttttaaaaattaattacagtGGCAGAAAGAGGATTTTTAACCCAGGCAATCATTTTGACCTTGGTAAGATGACAGTATAAGAAAGTAAGTGTCAGGTGGGGAAGATGGGCATGTCTATATTTCTGTATAATAAAATCCTAGAagcaaaattacaaatataaaaggGAGTATTTGCATTTTGATAATACCACCCATTTTTCCCTGCAAAGAGTTTGAATAAAAAGTGGAGGATATGTTTTAGAAGTTCCTTGAAATCAAATTTCTGTCATTGCTAATTAATTACCCAGGTAATTCACTTCAGTTTATAAAAGAACAATTGCATTCACTTTTGTTTGTAGAAGACAGCTCCATTTGTTGTCTATAGTTCATATAGAGAAATGAACATTACTAAAGCAAGCATACCCCCTGTAATTTgagggcagtggcacatgcctataatcccagcagcttgagaggctaaggcaggagattccctagttcaaagccagcctcagcaatttagtgaagccctaagcaactcagtgagaccctgcctccaaatactctataaaaaagggctggagatatagctcaggggttaagcacctatgggtttaatccctggtactaaaaaaaaagaaaagaaaaaaatggcaatcAAACAGACTTAAGGAGACCATTTCTTGTTCCCTGGGTGACATTTTGCCTCACTCTGTTCATATTTGTTCCTTGTGGGGAACAGTAGCTAGTGAGGCTGCAGTAATCACAAGTCATACTTTTCAGTCAGATACCTATACATGCAGTGTCTTAAGGAGGAATAAGGGTTGGGTAtataactcagtggaagagcccttgtctaacatgcacaaagccctgggttctgttcccaggaccacaaacaaaacaaaacaaaaaaatgggtgAGGTGATGCTTTAAAAAGCATGATGGTGTTACCAGCTCCAGGGAAAAGTATGAATGCTGCCTAAACTGGGTGCAGCATTTGCTGTCTTGTATGTAGGGACTTAATAAACTACAATGTTGGAGCAGGAAGTTGAGTAGCTATTTGAAGTTTGGGGAAGAGTTTGATCCTAATTAGTCATCTCACAATTGAAGCTTGAATCATAGCATTGCTAAAagttaaacaaattaataaaaaatgtcaaggaaaaaaatctgatattctGAAACTTATTCAATGTTAGATTCACAGGATGCCACACTAGATTGTGCCAGTTAAGAATGACTTCTTTGCTGTTAAATATTGAGGCCTTTAGAAGGGAATAGAGaggatatgtttttatttttatttttattttttttaaggaaaggaagggaactgatttttttttaagagagtgagagagagagagaatttttaatatttatttattttttttagttttcggcggcaacatctttgtttgtatgtggtgctgaggattgaacctgggccgcacgcatgccaggcgagcgcactaccacttgagccacatacccaggccAAGGAtatgtttttataatataaatccCTGGTCATTCAgagttttatttctgtctttattttctcctgCTTGGTAGctattattttatcttgatttgtgGATTTCTAAATAGTTGTTTGTTGAAAAATAATTGAGGATTTTTCTCATCTACTGCTTTGAGGAGGTAAATCAACAAGATTattgggctttaaaaaaaattaaggaattcgggctggggttatggcttggtggtagaatgcttgcctagcatgtgtgaggccctggattcgattctcgacaccacataaagataaataaataaaggtattgtgtgtccatctacaactaaaagatatttctaaaaaagtaaagaatgctTATACATATGCCCTTATTCACcaattaaccctaacccctaaccctaaccaattatactttattttcaaatatgactGTTTCTTTCCCTGTTCACTCAGGATTAGCTATTGCCAGTTCATTGGGGAAAATTGCTATtctataatgaaataattttggatGCAGTGTGTATTAGTCCAggttctccagaaaaacaaaaccgTTGCAGGATTTGTGCACAGAGAGACAGGGCACCAGTGTTCCATAGGAAGCAGTGTTTATTTTGTGCCAGCACAGACTCAGCAGATTCACATCCAAAGGCCAAGTTTCGATTGCAGCAGGACTTCCTCTCCTCCTTGCCTCCCATTGCATATTATCCCCTTTGTCTCcccaatatggaaaaatatattttgtgtggGTATTCTGTACTATAAGATCATAAAGAAGTTACCACAGAGCTGTTACCACAGGGTTGCACGTGCAACCCGAGTGTGCCGCACCACTTTTCCTTTGTCTGGTGAATGCATATGTACATGGTTATTGAAGGCATCATGTTGTCTGACAgtcatgtgtgtacacacagatCTGGCCTTGCTTTGCTGCTGTGCCTGTTTGGAGAGGGCTTCTTCCCCAAAACCAATAGGAAAAACACATGATTTAATATAAGGAATTAACTTACACAGTTGTGGAAGCTGAGAAATCTCAAGATCTGTAGTCAGTAAGCTGGCGACCAGAAGGTCAGTCGTGTGATTCTAATCCAAGTCTGACTCTGAAGGCCGGAGAAGACTGATATCCCAGCTTGAAGGGTCAGACAGAAAGCAAATTCTCTATggcccttttgttttcttttggcaaTTAGTGGATTGGATGAGGCCAACCCACATGTGGAAAAGCAGTTTACATAGTCTTACAATTTAAACGTTAATTTCACCCAGAAACACTCTCATAGACATGCGTGGACAAAAAATAATGCTTAAATAAATGTCTGGGCACCCATACCTCAggcaagttgacacataaaattaaccatcacaaacTGTCATGCAATTTTATGGGCATCTGTCACTATTCCAGAGAACATAAATTGTGTAGTATTTCCCTaagtttaaacaaaaaataataatcaaatctCATGttacttcttattatttttaagtatatatttatttttaattgtcagttattgtacatatttatagggaACGATGATATTGcagtacatgtatacaatgtgtaatgatttgATGAGGGTCACTGGCATATCTGTTACCTCAggcatatttcatttctttgtgttgggaacattcaaaattctgtCTACTAGCTATTTGGGAATATTTGttaattgttgtcaaccatagTTATCCTATGGTGCTGTAGAACACTCTTCCCGGGATCTGATAAtcactattatattttttatttctttgaaatcaaATTTTTAGCTTCCAAATGTGAGAgtatatagtatttttctttctgcagctgcattattttaattaacagaatgtcctctagttccattcatgttgctgcaaatgaaagAATTGCATTCCTTTTATGACTGGTCAATATTGCACTGCACACACATATCACATCTTCCTAATCCACtgatctgttgatgggcacctaggttgattccatattttggctattaaaaataaaatttcattttttaaaaagcaacacattccaaaacaaaaatggatAAGTTAGCAATTATTACCTTTTAGGGTAGGTAACATATATGTAGTGAAAGATAATGAGTTTTGAAGCTAGACAGGTTTGAATTGCTTTCCTGCTACTTACCAGCTGGGGATCTCGAGTAACTTACCTGTCTGAACTATAATTTTGTGgcttgtaaaaaaaaacaaaaatgaaaaaacctACTTTCTTGTGGTTTTGGATCAGAGAAAATgtgtagaaaatatttgagacaCGATATTCAGTAAGTAAAACTGGCCTATGAAAGTTGACCATAAGTCGTGCTATATGGGCCATTTTGTCAAAAAGAGCCTTTGTTTTCCTTAAGTGACATGACAGTTTTTCATTGCTGGTAGTGACCATTTGCAGAATCATCTCAGTGTATAGCTACATTCTGGAGACATGAATTGCTCACTCTagctttctctcttgttttttttttttttttttttttttttttgacagagttaagttagaagagagagaaattccTGAGACTTCTGTAGTAGTCAGTAATGGAGATGATATTCCTTTACCATCTAGAAAAGCAAAGAAGCGGGCTTATAAGTTGGAGGAGGATGAAGAATCAGAACTAGGTTGTAGATATTCAAAGAAGCAGTGGAAGAAGCAAGACAACAATAATATTAATGAGAAGGTCGTGGATCTGGAACCAAAAGCTGTCACAGAACAGACTGGGAGGaaaaaaggcaagagaaaaaataaagcaacatgTTGCCCAGtggatgaggaggaagaagacaccaaaaagagaacacaaaagaaaaaggagaaatatgaaaataaaaaacagaccAAGAATTCCAAGTGTCCTAAAGCACAGATGTCAAAAGAGGGGATCACCCAGAAGTATAGTCCTCAGAAAGGTTCTGCTAAAAACAGTCTTGTGAAAGTCAGAAGAAAAGGTGGGGGAGTCACAAGTTCAAAAGACAGCCCCAATTCCTCCTCGGAGTCTGAGTCTAGTTCTAGTCCGGATTCGAACAGTGATGATATCAGCAATGTCACATTGGAGGTTAGAAATTCTTCAGAGAAACTATCAACTGAGTTATCAAAAGAAGGACCCTTTACAAAAAATACAGTTGTAAACAAACTGGTTGCAAAAGCTGCCATTACCACCAGCAAAGGCAAGATCAGAGCCTCATCTTCTAGTTCAGATTCTGCTTCAGATTCAGAGGAGAAGCACATTGTGTCCAAGAGCACTCCAGAGTATGCTACAGATTTCCTAAAGACAGTAGGCCTCTTTTCAGGAAGGGGCTGTCCAGGTCCAGGGCTGACAGTACAGACTCCAAGTTCCATAGGGTGGAAATTTTGGGAATCAAATACTAGCAAACAGGCTCCTGGTCCTCTTCCCAGTGTGTCTCTCCCCACCAGTTTAGGAAGAGgatgggggagaggagaggaccTTCTTTCTTGGAAGGGAACAAGAGGTCGGGGCATGCGAGGGAGAGGTCGAGGACGAGGGCACGCTGTTTCCTGTGTTTTAAATACTAGCACTGAATATCAGAAGCAGCAGCAATTAAATGAGATAGTAACAAATTCATCTACTATTATCCAGGTAAGTATTGTTTATTATGAGT includes:
- the Coil gene encoding coilin isoform X2, with the protein product MAASETVRLRLQFDYPPPATPHCTVFWLLVDLNRCRVVTDLISLIRQRFGFSSGALLGLYLEGGLLPPAESARLVRDNDCLRKAKKRAYKLEEDEESELGCRYSKKQWKKQDNNNINEKVVDLEPKAVTEQTGRKKGKRKNKATCCPVDEEEEDTKKRTQKKKEKYENKKQTKNSKCPKAQMSKEGITQKYSPQKGSAKNSLVKVRRKGGGVTSSKDSPNSSSESESSSSPDSNSDDISNVTLEVRNSSEKLSTELSKEGPFTKNTVVNKLVAKAAITTSKGKIRASSSSSDSASDSEEKHIVSKSTPEYATDFLKTVGLFSGRGCPGPGLTVQTPSSIGWKFWESNTSKQAPGPLPSVSLPTSLGRGWGRGEDLLSWKGTRGRGMRGRGRGRGHAVSCVLNTSTEYQKQQQLNEIVTNSSTIIQNPVAIHKKDYSLLPLLAAAPQVGEKIAFKLLELTSDYSPDVSDYKEGKILSHNPETQQVDIEILSSLPALKEPGKFDLVYHNENGTEIVEYAVTQERKITVFWRELIDPRLILESPSTTSSIEHV
- the Coil gene encoding coilin isoform X1, with amino-acid sequence MAASETVRLRLQFDYPPPATPHCTVFWLLVDLNRCRVVTDLISLIRQRFGFSSGALLGLYLEGGLLPPAESARLVRDNDCLRVKLEEREIPETSVVVSNGDDIPLPSRKAKKRAYKLEEDEESELGCRYSKKQWKKQDNNNINEKVVDLEPKAVTEQTGRKKGKRKNKATCCPVDEEEEDTKKRTQKKKEKYENKKQTKNSKCPKAQMSKEGITQKYSPQKGSAKNSLVKVRRKGGGVTSSKDSPNSSSESESSSSPDSNSDDISNVTLEVRNSSEKLSTELSKEGPFTKNTVVNKLVAKAAITTSKGKIRASSSSSDSASDSEEKHIVSKSTPEYATDFLKTVGLFSGRGCPGPGLTVQTPSSIGWKFWESNTSKQAPGPLPSVSLPTSLGRGWGRGEDLLSWKGTRGRGMRGRGRGRGHAVSCVLNTSTEYQKQQQLNEIVTNSSTIIQNPVAIHKKDYSLLPLLAAAPQVGEKIAFKLLELTSDYSPDVSDYKEGKILSHNPETQQVDIEILSSLPALKEPGKFDLVYHNENGTEIVEYAVTQERKITVFWRELIDPRLILESPSTTSSIEHV